The Musa acuminata AAA Group cultivar baxijiao chromosome BXJ1-8, Cavendish_Baxijiao_AAA, whole genome shotgun sequence genomic sequence GCTCAACATTTGCAAACTAGGGTCAACCCTTTGTTTGGCTCAAACCAGGCACATTCTCGAGATCAGTCATACTACCTAAATGGCTTACTTACGTTTGTTGGCGCAACAAGCAGTCCCAAGTGTGCTTGGCTTGTTAAAAGCCAGAGTTAATAcactttataataatatattatataatttatcaCTTTACCTCGATTTTATGGTTCAATTTAACAAGATGGTGGATCCTGAATATATTAACAACTAAATTTTGGGCTTCTAGACCTTAGCCttgtattctctctctctctctcgctctctctctctctctccccctcacacacacacacacaatttttTCTTCCCCATCTTAACTTTATCCCAACCTCATAGTGTCATGGCCATCCTTCAACAAGCTATGAACCTCAAAACTCATGATTTTGAAGGTGGCGCATGTCTCTCCTCAACTCCTCTACTGCCAACACCAACTTTCATGCTATAGTGACATCATGACATGTGGCCCTCTCCGGTGTGCGTCCCTCATCATTCCCACCATCTAGCCCCTTttggctgagtccttccttgacaGAGCTGGAGTTTGGCCAAGCTGATAGCAAACATGACTGCTCTTGTTCTAGCTGAGCATCAGCTAAGCATGAACAATGGACCTGTTTGGCGGAGTTGAGAACAAGCAGGTCTATGTTCATTCATGTTCAACTCGTTCCCTTGGCAAAATTACTCATTCCCTTTTAGCATCAGGCAATCTTAGTGGTTATCATTCTACTAAAATTATGTGGCAGTCAACGATATGCTAAAATTCAATTACCTTTGGAAACCACAACAAGCACAACAACCATGAGCaaggatagaaaaaaaaaaaagacataataAACAGTAAACAGGCACTTGAAACTTCTGCATGTGTTCATAAAGGGCAGTAAATTCAATGTCTAAACAGTAATGACATTCTTTAAACAGACTGTATCAAACCAAGTTGCATTCATGTTTTCAATGCAAAATTCAGTACAAATATATAGATGGACTCTCAAGAAAATGGTCTCTATAAGACTgcaaaaaatggaaaaaaaaaaaattggcatCCATCCATTTTAGATTGGACAAAATACAACTATCGAGACAGTTTTGAAAAAAGGCTTCCGTTAAATcgaaaaattagaaaaactagGAGAGTTTGAATCCAAACCTTGGAAGGACTTTGGTTAAAATATAGTCCCTTAATTTGCTGTTTGTCAAACATGAGTCCTGTAGGAGGTTTGTCTCTTCCGTTTCCGTAAACTAGAAACTGTGATTCTTTCAAGAAAACCTCAGCAGATGACAGCTGAAAAGATAGTTGACATGAATAAGGAAGCTGGACAGCACAAAGGAGACAGGAGCAGCAATGTCATAGCTTTAAACTGGGAATAACAGGACTAGCTTATGAAGTCTAAGAAAGTTCTGTCAGTTACCATGCTAACATACACAAAATAGTTTCTGTTGAAATTGCGGATAATAAGTCCTAGGATCCAGTTTTCGCACttacttttaaaaaataaaaaataaaaagaagaataaatataCAAATTTCCCAACTTCAATTGATAATCATAACAGTTATCTGAGGTTATGATAATTATACAAATTTCCCAACTTCAATTGAACTATTGAAACAGTTATCTGAGGTTAAAAAGTGTCACGCAAGATCAGAGTGTATAGTTATTAGATCAGTCAAAGAGGAATCAGCTAAATGTAATATTGGATAAGCACTGCATAACATTGCATAagcaccacacacacacacacacacacacagagatacCCCCCTAAAAGGGAATACTTACTTTATCAGAAAACACATCAAAAGGTTTGTGTCCATCCAATACCATTGTTGCACTGAGGAATACTGCCTTTGATATCTTTTTTGGATAACATTCCAGTGCATAAGATACGCTAGCACCTCCAAAGCTATGACCAACCAATATCACCTATGAAATATATTTGCCAAATTATAAGCAGAACTCAGTTTGCAAAGAAACAAAGACCATACCAAGAGCACCCTTCACCTTTTCATCATCAGGAAGGCTGTGAAGATAATCAGTTAGAGGCTTCGAGTAATCCTCTAAGGTTGTTACGCTGTTTGGATCTGTCAGGTCTATCCCAGAGCCTTTGAGATCCAAAGCAATAGGAAGCAATCCTACTTCCTCCAAAAGAGATAGAGTCTTATACCAACACCAAGCTCCAAATCCTTCTCCATGGACAAGAATGATTTTCTTTGTCTCAAGATTCTCAAGAGAAACTGGATGCTGAAAGTACATTTTGCAAAGTTCCCAAAGATTAAAAGAAAATGGTTAGGCCCTTTCCCCTGAAGAAATTGATTGCACATTATCTAGCTTATAGCGATGTCAAACAGAAACCTAGAACAAGAGCCATAAATATCTTGTATAAATAAAGAACATGAATGTCTCATGAAGAGCCATATCCTATATCCAGAAATTGGTGAGAAGAATTGAATTGTCAATATGCTTCCATAACTAAAAGTTCAAACTCCTGTAAAAACATAGGTTAAACACAACATAGTACATTCTTAAACAACACAGCAAATCGACTTTGAGTAAGACTTTTAAGTTCCTTTAAATCAATTTTGAGGTATGCCCCCAGAATATCAATAAGTCTATGAAAAGTATACCTTAGGATGAAGTTCGCAAATAAACATGCCAACACAATAAAAACTAAGAAACATATGGATTCATATATTGAAATTTGGGAAGGCCTATAGTTAACCTAATATCCAGATTCCAGTACGTTGTGTATGTTTCAGTGACGTAACTCAATAGGTTAAGATTAAGGTACTATTCTATTGTTCTAttcttttagaatatgcaagtacTGTACTATCTGTGTACAAAAAAGATGGGTTCACAGTGGCTCTCTAATGAAATATGCTTTGCATCAAACATGACAATGGCCAGAAGTAGGAAAGGTCATGGTACGAGAGTTGATTTCAGGGCATCCAACTTTCAAACATACAGCTCATTCAGAGTGGCATTGCAGAAATAAACAGCATGATGCATGAGATATGAACAGACAAGGAAGCTAGAATTATCATCTTACAGATTTTCTtgttcttataaaataatatggCTACATATAAAGTGGAGCATACCTACATTAAAAAATAACTTTTGCATACATCTGCAAAAAATATATCCATCAGCTTTGTAGTCTGGGTTTGTTACATGTGCTAATAAAGGATGTTAACTATTGTTGCACCACCCTTCCAATAAATTAGATCTGAAAGATTTATAGTTCATTTATATAACAGCTGTGACTTCTACATGCCAAGAACTGGCTGTCAGTTTGGTAGTCTGGATTTGTTACATGCGCTAATACAGGATATTTTAAACTGTTGTTGCACCTACCCTTCCAATTAACGAGACctgatattttcatcatttgttaATATGATTGCTCCTAGACAACTTGATatctttcgataaattaaaatattGTGGACTAGTTGAAAAAGAATATTGACTACAGGACAACTCTTATGTTAGCTGCAGTTACTCTCTTTCTTCAGAAAGAGAACAATAAAGATTCTTTTCAAGTTGCATGTGAAGCTGGTCGGGAAAAAGCATGTAGTTCCAGTTATGCTGACCTAAGTGGAGATGCCAGTATTATTCTCTGAGCCCATAGTTTAACCTGGGAATTTTGTCATCTTTTGGCCCAGAAAATTGAACTTACTAGGATGGATGAGCACATAGCTCCAAAGTAGAAGTATAAGCAAGTAGCTTTTTACTACTAAATGACATGAATGTCATTCCAGGTAAACCATATCCGCAAAAGCAGGATGGTCCACAAACCCTATTAGCATCATATGTTTCAGCGCTTCTGGATGTCATGATTCAGGTACAATCATGAACAGTTTATCCATCCATCACAATTGTACATCTTATCTGGATTTCCCTTTTCTGCCAGTTGAAAAATGTGAAAATTGAGGCATAACATCGTCaggactatgatttttttttttttgtggatctATTAGAGTAAGACGTACAACCCTCATGCAACCGATTATGCCTTCATGAATCACAGAGGATCATCGAGAGAAATTACCGGCTTTCCATTAGTAATCGAATCAGGGAGGTCTCGCCGCCGAGAGCTCGTGGACCCAATCCTCCGGGACATGGAGCCTTCGAACCGTTGTGACAACTGGTGCTGCTGAATCGCCATTGCGAGGGCCTGGCGGTGCAGGAGCTCCTCTTCAGACGCCGCCATCTTCCTCTGTGATCTCGACTTGGAGTTCTGCTTGCTCCTTGACCTGATGCCGCCTGCGGGGCCCTTCTTGGGCATACAGTCGAATGCATTGCCCATGGTGGTACTGAAAGAAGGCGAATCGAGTATAAAATTCAAGATCAGGAGGAACAAGAAGGGAAGAGCGTTTCGGCCAGAAACGTTTGTGATCAAAATAAGAAGGGAAGAACTTTAAGAACCCTGAAGAATTATACCACTAGATCATGGTCCTAGAGAACTAGAAAGAAGCAATTCTTGGAAGAATCGATGTGTAATCCCAGTTGTAACGGAAGAATTGCAATTTCCAACGCAAAACCTCCAAAAACCCCCAACTTTTCAGGGTTTTTCGTATACAATAAGGCCGGAAGGGGGCGAATTCAAGAATTTCCACTGAGGAAAAGCAGCGAAGATGGATCTGGAAGGGGAAACCCCGCGCAAACAGTTTCTCCAAGAAGCAGAAACTAATAACAAGAACAAAAATTAGATTTTGCGAGCATTATCACAACCGAACACGCAAAAATAACCACAAACTATGAGGAAAAGAAGGGGCAAACTCGAGGGGTATCGATTTGAAACTACatgatcagaaaaaaaaaaaagattccaaGAATAAATCGGGATTATTCGCAGAAAAGATTGGATTTGAGGATGGAGAAGAAAGCGCTGACGAAGAAGAGAGTGATTTCAACCGACGGTGGGAGCAGGTCGAAGGGCCTCAAACGGTTCGCCGGGAGGAAATTTGGACTCTCCTTGTCGCCATTCTCTCTTCGGAGATTGTTTAAGCAACAAGAATCATGCGATTTGGTAGGATGGGGAGAAGAACGGTGCGCTTGTCTTATGTTGCTTTCGAAAGGCTTTGGCgtgaggagttgtgattggtgatgatgatgatggatgatgatgatgcactCCATTTCCATAACACTAACCATTTCTCCTCCATGTGCATTAAATATGCTACCAGATGatctaatattaaatatttaaaaatattaatttgatggtaatgtatcaaaattatttatctcatctaataattttttgataatattaaaataaaaaaaataattttaactcttAATCGAAATATCCCTCCTTCTTATTTATCTTTGTAAATATAAGTATACTATATTTCTTTCTCAAAATTGATTACAGAATTAGTGAAAGAACTTGTGATTCTTAGATACATTCATAATCATTTGTGCCATTGATGGAGCTGAGATGAATCACACAATAAATAATAAAACTTGATTTAATGATATTGTGGACTCAAAAGACCTTTTGACACCAAAAAGAAACCCTTGGAGAGAGAGACAGGATTACCTGCTTCTGTGAAAGACTGGCAAAGAACACCTTATACTTTTGTATAAGGTTTCTTCTGTAACCATTGTTCATTGACCATACTTTTTTTTGTatcagaagaagaacaagaatctTCCTTCTTGTGGGAACTCAAGATTAACAATCATGTTAATATGCATGGATGTAACTTTCaggaaaatatatataatctatgCATATAACTAAATTAATGTCAGTGGATATAGCTTTCATCTTTTGCAAAAGATTTGGAATCTTAAGACTTTAATTAGAGAGATGCTTTGATACATTGGTAGACTCAGATTTGAATGCTCTTTGGTCCTTTTTAAAGGTGCAAAATTCTTAAACAACATGTGATTATAAATATTTAAGAGATATTTGTTAGGATTAGtatgtatttttaattttttttaaaaccaaTGTCTTTAAATAATTTGGAATCCAAATATGTAAAGGTTTtatgtgaaaaaaaattaaaaattaattattctatAAATACTTCATCTATTAAGCCTTAATAAGAAGGACAGGAGAAAATACCTTTGAGTGTGaaaaaaatgaataaataaataaataaagtctTTAAGATTTATATAAGAGGATGATGAACTTCATATAACTTATAATTTTATCTGATAtgatgaaaaatttatttttttttatataaacatAAGTAATGAATATCAAATTATGAAACTTCACATCAGTTATTCTTAGATTGATTTATGATTATTGATGctcgattttttttaattttgttttctaTCCCGGTTTTCTCCTCTAACATATCAATCATAGCAAAGTACATAACCTCTTAGTTCAAAAGTGATGCTCACAccgaagaaaataataataataataataataataataataataataataataataataataataataataataataataatagagatCTCTCCACTGATGAGATTTCCATCAGTTCATCTATTGAAGGGAGCTGAGGTTTTCCTCGGGGCTTGGGACATTGGCAACATTAGTGCCTTTGTATTTGCTCCATTCAATATGGCTATTATGCAATGTATCTCTAAGCATTATTCAGGAGACTGTTATCTGAGAGTTGATGAACTGCATATTAATGATGCATGCTGATACTGACTTTCTCCTAAGCAGTAATATTAATGTCTTGAAagcccattatatatatatatatatatatatgacctgACAACCACCAAGACTTATCACAGACTCAAAGACTTGTTAGATGAGGTAAGAGTTAGTAGGAAGCCGGCCATCTTCCTCTTGTTGAGTTGGACCATTGTGGTTAAGAGCTCCCATACAACACACTACCTGTCTAAGGATCGAAGTTTCTTTCTCTATCCACCCTCAGCTACCCATTTCCCGTTCCTTTCAATAGTTTTGACTTATCATAAATGTTgggttttaaatattattaaggaCCCACGGCTAAACCTTCCAATAAAATTTCCCATATAAAATCTTAAGCCTTCAACCTAATATAAGAGTCATTAACCTTCATACTATTGATGTACGTAAAGAAAGAGTCTGTATTGATTACGACTTAAGTTGCCAACATAATCGTGACACCCGCAGGAAACACATGACCATTATCGACTCCGACTTACGTAGTTGTTACTGTATCTGCTGCGTTGAATACTCGTGAGTTAAGTCGCCTCGTGGAATGCATTAATTTCATTTTGGGATAACGTAAGGTATACCCAACGTAATATGGAcatttatatattaatatttttaatgattatatatattcagatgaaaaaaaatatttatttaaatgttTGATTGGAGTGAGATTCAAATCATAAACTtggaataattttaatattttaatattaatcactaaatcaaattatattttaatattttaatatatttaataataataataaaataaataaaatatttcatcaaAAGTTCACAGCCTTAATTGAGATTTGGATATATTTGGTTGTGCTTATATTTGAATATTATTATGACatgtaaattttataaatattattattaataattagcTTATTGTATCTACTTTTATATTTACTTAACTTATTGTATCTGTCGGATTATTTATTATCATAGTAATGTGTTAGCATATTACGTTACAGAGACCATTAAAGaaaatgaacaatatttatatttttatcattttcatacgaaaaaggctctcattcattattttatttccttctaaattaaaaatattatacaaaAATAGTAAAGGAACAAAAAACCCAcacattaatatttttttatacaacTAAGTATCAAATAGAGTTTAAtacagaaaaatataaaaaaaataaagatatttttatccaAATGAGTTTCTTTCTCATTTTAATAAAATGTCTGAAACATTCGGTTATTAATTTATCGAATACTAATTGTTTGAAACCTTCggttactaataaaatattttatttaaaatttttaaaaaatattatgaaaagtCATAAAATTAGAAAACTGTTTCAATTCatcaaatatacaaaaatttCATATAGAATCACTCATGAAAACAATTTGTCAAAACACATAATAAATATAACCTTCGTCTCATTTGGTAATGTCGAGAAATATAATTTGTTTCgctattcttattttatgaagtATCCGATTGGATACTATGGCACAAACTTGACATAAGATAACAAAATTAGAgaggataacaaaaaaaaatatattataaattagtAATAAATTAAAATGTAAATTAGAAACCACATCATTCCTTTTCAATTGAATTAAAAATATTAGGTCATAATATAGATGATTTGGATAAACATAACTCACTCTTTCCTACTTTCCACGAACCCATTTTTAGGTATTACTAACTATTAATTCTTAATCGTTACTAGAATTCGAGAAAAGAATCCGACATTGGGAACGTACCGGAACTATTCATGACTTTAGTCGTTACCTAAGTCTGTTGTTTCTGTCGTCGATATAATGGAGCCGTTTCTTGGCCTCCCGCCGAACGAGGCTGCGAAGCCGAGATGAAGAGGTTTCCGGTCGCCTTCGTCGTCGCAtctatcctcttcttcctctctgccTCCCTCTCGATCTCCGTGGCGGCGGAGGAGGCCACCGTGTACATCGCCTACGTGGAATGTCCCGAGGGCGTGAAACCCGAGGCCTTCTCTATTCGAACCCTCGCCGTCGTCCTTGGGAGGTCGCtcttccccctcctcctcttcccatcCCTGCACGATACCTTCTTCTCGGTTTGATTAGGGTTTTCTATGTCATCAAAGGTTTGATCTTTTACGTTCCTGCAGTGAAGAGCGCGCCAAGGATGCCGTGATCCATCATTATACGCATGCCGCGAGGGGGTTCGCGGCGAAACTCACCGCACAACAGGTCGAAGAATTGCGGAGTGAGTTCCAGTTTCCCCCTAGTTCTTATGATTTTGGTACTTGCAATTTGATATGATTCTGGACGTTTCTTTATTGATCCCTTCCCATGCGATTCAAATTTGTCTCTTTAACAGATTTTCTACCATTACTTTCATTTAGCAGCCCATAGAAATAGCTTATCTTGTATTGATCTCTCTCTGTGATCGGACTACATTATTGGTTATATTAGAAAAAAATCTTGTTATTACAATTTCTCTATAATTGTTTTAGATTAACCAAACGCACAGAGAGGGATTGTTTTGCCCATTGGTCATGACCCTTCTTTTCAATTGATCTCTCTGTGATCGAACCATTCATTATTGGTTGAATTCGAAAAAGATCAAGTTCTATTTTGCAGCCTTTCTACGgtagctttatatatatatatatattgcccaTTGCTTGTCTGACACAAAAATTATTGTGTTACTTTTCATATATTGGATGGGATCATCATATTCTCCTTCTTATGTGAGTTATCTTGGGGGCTCTGTTCAAACCTTGAGGTTGACGTCCATTATATAGTTATTACATCATATCATTACCACACTGTTTGGTTCCGAATCCTGTAGCCCTTTGGCTCTTAAGTTCACTGTATATATCTTTTTTAAGACCATTGTTGGATTAGAAAGCTTATTAAGATAGTTTTTCAGATGATTTTTCACCACTGGTTCACAGGAAACCTATCACCAAAATCTGAAATTGGCTTTGCTGTGATTCAGGTCTCAGTCATACTCCAATTTCTTCAGTTGTACTAATGGAACTCCAATCCACACTTAGGGTAGTAGGTTATGTTGATAATTTAAGAAAATGCTTATAGCTTTTCACTCTTTTGTTAGAAAATGGCTTAAACTCAGCTTGCCTCTGGAaagtaataattaattttttttgttttttttttaattctgagaTTCACTATAGTGAAAATAGGACTTTTATGATAATCTCTTGTTTATTGAATTCAAGGGGCCTGTACATTCAAATGCTCCATGTGATATGCACAGTCTTTCTTTTAAAGGCTCCTTAGAACACAAGTGACTGTCTTCTTGAAACACACTTTAATCCTGAAAGCCTAAAGCATCAATGCTCCTTATGTTTCCGCAGGTGCGGAacctacatatacatatatatgtacccaTTTGCGTACAAATTTACTTATGCTTACGAATGTGAACTAAAATGTATGCATACATACACATTTAGTTCTCTAACCTTGTTTAATTTGTCTTTTAGATTTTTTGAAGGAGGTTAAAAGCCATCAAATGTCAATGAAATAATAAGGGATGATACTTACACTTGTCAAGTGGTTGCTAATTAATCTTACATGTTATATGTTTTAGTACAGAACATAGAATTGGCCTTTGGATAAAAGTAATTTACTATGATATCATCATTATGTTGCTTTTCTTCTCGTTGGAGAAAAAAACCCTACTCTGGTGTTAGAATTGGCATGCGCATAAGTTTTTCAGTGGTACTGAAATGTGAACATTTGTGGAACTATTAAGCTCGGTGCTCATGCACTGTTGGATTGCAGAGCATCTTgattatttttaatttcatttgaTATCATTATGTGGCGTTTAGGGCATCAAAGGATTCCTGCCTTCTTTTTGCTGAAATGTATACGAGAAACATTCGAACACTGAGGCTGCTAGTTTTCAGCATTTCCCATTTGGTGTTATGTAGGAGTTATCTTCACTGTGATTGTGGAAAATATCTTTTAAGTTTCTGATTTATCCTTGTTATTCTGCAGAGCAACCTGGGGTTCTTCTCGTTTTGCCCGATATAATCTACCATCTCCATCGCACAGATGTGCATGTCTAACACGAGCTTTTGAGTTGATATGTTGGGCCATCAAATAAATGTATGAAATAAAATTGGTATATGGTAAATGCATGATTGGGTACATGCTTCTGCATGGGACTGTATGAAATTGGACTTATTCAtatcaaagttcaagttcatggaTGCAGTTTTTCCAAGAGGTTTCTTTACTTGTACTTTtaaagttattattatttttatcttattaCGAGGGACATTATTTATCTTGTGTAATCATCAGATacttttgagattaaaagaataaTTTCATAAGATAATTGTgagatcaataatattttatgaatttaagtgttggataattaaaaatatatatataatgtttgtgTTGTCAAGATATGAATATTGAGATAGATGTGTGGAAttattaagaaaatttaaaaaaaaaatatttatgaataattaattattgagagaaaattgtttaaaataatattagcatACGCTTAAGAAATTTTCGGATGTGATTggtaaaataattaatgttaatggTATCAAGAGATTGAGaaagatataataatattttaataaaaattataaatagagattaaatattttaaatttaattaaatatataattttttatagatcTCAACAGCAAGAAAATATGTGtcaaaataattaagatttatgatTTTACCATTATTGCTGTTTGCAAGCTCATTCTAATACATAATAAATCAAGCAAATCATGAAAAGATTACTTGATTACTTATTCAAACTTTGTaggtgtatttttatttttatttttattttttaaaataatagaacatgaaaatattttttaaaaatatttttgttgaaaattatttaATGTGTGCTTTCTAAGAAAAAAGAAGTTTGtaggttttttattttatttttgagttttattagaaatatgctatatgtaaatatcttcttaagggaaatagaaaaataaaatttcggGAGATTTTTGgaaagaatattttttataaaaaaatattttcgaaAATCTCTATAAACACAAGATAAAGAAATTTGTTTTTGAAATTTTGTAACGTTGTTTTCAGGTTGTAAAAGTGTTTTAAGAAACAATTTGTCTTTCAAGTCCACAGACAATCTACGAACTACCAATATTATATACGATCAACAAAatccaataaaaatattaaattgcgTCCTCTCCAATATAAACAGTATTAAAGAAAACTACAAGCAAATATCTTCACAACTATCGTACAGAAACACGAGGTTTTTTTATAGATACACGTTTTGATTACACGTTGATACATTGAAAAcaatatatataattgatttttTAGTAAAGTTTTTTAtcacaattttttaaaaaaattaagacaaataattttttaatcaaaataagaacCACTTTTCcatcatttttaattaaataatcatatatatatatatatatatatatatatatatatatatatgtcggtTGGTCAATAAGTCGCTGGCTTTCACGCCAACCGCTCACCAGCCCGTCGAAGCAGAGGATGCGCTCCAGCGGGCAGAAACAGGTTCCATTTGGTTCAACCCTCCACGCTGAACGACTAGGACTGATGCCTCGCCGTGGGTCCCGTGAAAGTTAGAATGGTACTGAAGCGACACGTCATCAACTATTATGTACTAATCAAAGAAAGAGACGATGATATTGAGGACGCTTCTGCCGTTCTCCATCCCGATGCCCATTCGAGCGTAAGCGTCAGATCCGAACTCTcctctcccctcttctt encodes the following:
- the LOC135589233 gene encoding subtilisin-like protease SBT3.11; its protein translation is MKRFPVAFVVASILFFLSASLSISVAAEEATVYIAYVECPEGVKPEAFSIRTLAVVLGSEERAKDAVIHHYTHAARGFAAKLTAQQVEELRKQPGVLLVLPDIIYHLHRTDVHV
- the LOC135581423 gene encoding putative methylesterase 14, chloroplastic isoform X2; the protein is MGNAFDCMPKKGPAGGIRSRSKQNSKSRSQRKMAASEEELLHRQALAMAIQQHQLSQRFEGSMSRRIGSTSSRRRDLPDSITNGKPHPVSLENLETKKIILVHGEGFGAWCWYKTLSLLEEVGLLPIALDLKGSGIDLTDPNSVTTLEDYSKPLTDYLHSLPDDEKVILVGHSFGGASVSYALECYPKKISKAVFLSATMVLDGHKPFDVFSDKDIALAAVSMRPIPLAPIMEKLSLTPENYGTAKRFFIQTLDDHMLSPDVQEKLVRENPPHGIYMIKGCDHCPFFSRPQSLNKILLEIAQLP
- the LOC135581423 gene encoding putative methylesterase 14, chloroplastic isoform X1 translates to MGNAFDCMPKKGPAGGIRSRSKQNSKSRSQRKMAASEEELLHRQALAMAIQQHQLSQRFEGSMSRRIGSTSSRRRDLPDSITNGKPHPVSLENLETKKIILVHGEGFGAWCWYKTLSLLEEVGLLPIALDLKGSGIDLTDPNSVTTLEDYSKPLTDYLHSLPDDEKVILVGHSFGGASVSYALECYPKKISKAVFLSATMVLDGHKPFDVFSDKLSSAEVFLKESQFLVYGNGRDKPPTGLMFDKQQIKGLYFNQSPSKDIALAAVSMRPIPLAPIMEKLSLTPENYGTAKRFFIQTLDDHMLSPDVQEKLVRENPPHGIYMIKGCDHCPFFSRPQSLNKILLEIAQLP